The genomic stretch AGATATGCCCAGGCCTCAGGCCGTCGCCGGGGCGAGCAGGCTACCGGCACTCCGGGGGCGCGAAGACCACGAGCCAGGTCATTGTGACCTCACTCAGCGTCGCCTCGAAAAACCCGTAGTAGCCGCCAACCATTACGCCCGGACCACCCACATTCCAAACACCGTCACCGACGTAGGTGGCATCAAAAGACACCGGCAAGACAGTCACCGCACTGCCCTGCTGGACACAGTCCCCAAAACGGCGATACGCCGCTTGCCGAACCTGCTCCGCTGTCAGGCGGGGGCTCGGAGTCGCGGCCGGCATCGGAGTCGGCGGAGGTGGAGGGGGCGGCGGAGGCGGTGTCGGCGTGGCGGTCGGCGGCTCCGGTGTCGCTGTTGCCGTCGGGGTGAAGGTCGCGGTCGGCGTGGGGGTGGACGCCAGAGGTGTGCCGGGACCGGGCGATGCGGCCGACGCTGCAGAGACCTGGGTGCGAAGTTCTGCGACCTCCTCCCGAAGGGCCAGCAGTTCCTCGCTGTCATCGTCGCAGGCAGCCAGCACGGCCGCAGCGAAAAGCAGCGAAATGACAGCACCAAAGCGCATAGTCGGGATTGTGCGATCGGCATCCAAGGGGCACAAGGGGGATGGCTCCGCTGATGCGGTGAGACGCCACGAGAACGCCGCTGCCTCTACCTTCGAACCCTGGCAGCAGCCGGGGGAGTCCTGACCGTCACATGGGCCGAAATGGCGGCACCGGGGGACACCGTCCCGCAATGCCGGGGCGCCGACGACGGAGCTGGGGAAAAGGTCATCACTGAGAGATCTGTGCCGCCCGGCCTCCCGGGGCTGATGGCCCATTCAACGCCCGTGACCCAAGGCCGGGGCCAAAGCCTGGCACGGGTGACCCTCCAGGGCAGGGCAGCAGGGCCCGAAAGGACACAGGCGGGCAGGGGCGTCACGCGACCGGGCTCGATAGCCACTCGGCGCTAGGGCGGCCGCATCGTCAGAGCTGTCCGTCAGCACCGCCGCCGACGGTCGGGTCTGCCGGCGGCGCCGACCGCGGCAGTGGGCCGGTTGGGCCTGTCGTGGGCCGGTTCTCGGGGCGGAACCGACCCAGAGGTGGAGTACCGCGGTGAACGCGGCGGTACCGCCATGGCCGCCGGGAACCTACCCACCTGGTCATTGGGCCTGTTGGGCCGGTTGTTTGATGATACCACTCGCTCCTGGTGGCACTTCGAGGGGGCTGCGTCGCGCGTTTGAAGCCGCCGGATAGGGGCCCGACCGGGGGCGAGCCGGTGACAGCAGTTTGACAGCTACACGGGCGGATTTTAGGGTACCGACGCGACCATAACGAGACGGGCCGACCCGCCGTCTGAATCTGTGGTGAACAATAACGAACTAAGAGAGAGGTACATCACAAAATGTCCGATTTGCGGGCGACGCAGGAGCGACACGCGCAGGATGTGGTGACAGGGAATGTGGCCGGGCTGATGGGCGACTTTACGCCGAACGCGATGGCAAAGGTGATGGCGCTGGCCGCCAATCCCATCCGGGCGACGAGCTTCGAGATTAAGGACCTCGGCAATAACGAGGTGGAAATTTCGTACATCGGCGACACGACGCGCGTCGTCTGGAGCAAGTGGGTCGAGAATGGTGGGAAGTGGCAGATTGACGACGTGAAGGAAGTGACGGCGTCGTGAGTGCGGAGCCCGGCGACGTGCGCGCGGCAGTCGAACGGACGGCGCGGGCGGTGATGACCGGGAATCTTGCGCAGGTGATGGCCGACCTCGCGCCGGAGGCGATGGCGCAGCTGATGCAGCTGGCGTCGGGTGCGCAGGGTCTCTCGCCGGCGCAGCTGCCGTCCATCGACGGCTTCGAGGTCGAGGAAGTGTCGTCGTCGGCAGAAGAGGCGCGCTACCGCGTCCGGTTTCGCTCCTCGATGGGCAGTGTGACGGTGGCGACGACGTGGCGGCCGATGGTGGGGCAGTGGAAGGTCGTCGAGATTGGGCTGGCAGGGTTTGAACTCGCCGAGGGCGGGGGACCGCCGCCGGAAAGGTAGGCTGGGGCGATGGAGCTGCTGCTCGTCCGGCACGCGATTGCGGTGGAGCGGGGCACTGTGGCGAGCGATGCAGAGCGGCCCCTGACTCCGGAGGGCCGGGCGCGGATGACGGAGGCCGCCCGGGGGCTGGCGCGGCTGATCACTCCGCAGGCGATCCTGAGTTCGCCGTGGCTGCGGGCGATGCAGACGGCGGAGATCCTGCGGGAGACGTACGGACTGGGGCGGGTGCGCGTCTGCGAGGCGCTGGCGAGCGCTGATTACGACGCGGTGATCGAGGCGGCGACGGAGACGGACGCATCGCCGGTCGCGCTGGTGGGGCATGAGCCGTGGATGGGGGAGCTGCTAGCGTACCTGGTGACCGGGGACCCCGCCGGCATGGGGGTGACATTCAAGAAGGGCGGGGCAGCGCTGGCCCGCTCGGCGGGAGAGCCGCGACCGGGCGGGTGCTGGCTCGAGTGGCTGATTCCTCCGGGCGTGCTGCGGCGGGTTGCGGGGGAGCAGAAGGGTTAGCTGCCCGGCACGTGCTCGACGAGCAGGCGGCAGCGCAGGATGGCTTCGAACCTGCGGCGCCGGTTCTCCAGTTCGTACAGCTCGGCGTCGATCGGCGCGGCTGCGCGGAGCTGCAGGCGCAGGGCGGTACCTTCGAGCACGGCGTGCACGTCATGGATGGGTGAGGGTGAGCGCCGGCGGATGGCCCGGGCGAGGCCGAGGAGGGAGGCGAGGACAGCGGCGCGGCGGGTGTCGTCGGGCTGGATGATGGCGCGGTAGGGCGAGAGGTCGGGGGTGCCGGAATCGGCCCAGCGGACGAGGGCGGCGAGGAGGACGACTTCGCGGTGGGAGTAGCCGTGGAGGTCGCCGCTGTGGACGAGGTATTCCGCGTGGCGGTCGCGGTTGTAGTAGTCGATGTGCATGCCGATGCCGGCGAGGCGGGCGGCATCGAGCAGGAGCTGGCGATCGGCATCGCCGAGGCCGTGCAGGGGCCGGGCTGCGTCGAAGAGGCTGGCAGCTGCGGAGACCGTTGGTTCGGCGGAGGTGACATCGACGCCGTTCGCGAGGGCGAGACCGGCGAGGCTGGCGGAACGCACGTCGGGAAGGATGGGGGCTTCGCCGCGGATCGCCTGCCAGGCGAGGCCTTCGCGAAGGCCCTGGCCGGAGACGGTGAGGGCGTCGGCGCCGAGGATGTCCATGACTTCGTCGATGACGATGGCAGCGGCATGGAGGAGGTCGGCGCGGTTGCTGCCAACGCCGGGGATACGGCGGCGCGCCTCGGTGGGCACGGCGCTGAGTTCGCGAGCGAGGCGGCGTACCTCTTTGCGGGCGAGTTCGAGACCATGCAATCGACCGAGGGGGTACCGGCGGCGAATACGGACGATGCGGGCGAGGTTGCGGATGGCGCCGCCGGTGCCGAAGAGGACGGGCGGGGCGCCGGCGACCGGGACGAACGAGCGCCGGACGGCCTTGCGCAGGGCACGGATTTCGCGGGGAGCGGGCGGGTCGGAGTGGAAGTAGGTTTCGCGGCTGTAGATGGCGCCGAGCGGCACGGACTGGACTTCGCGGAGCTGGCGCCCGGCGATGGTCATGAGCTCAAGGGAGCCGCCGCCGAGATCGAGGAGGTAGCCGTCCGTGAGCGTGGTGCTGTTGATGACGCCGATGTAGCCGGCGTGGGCTTCTTCGAAGCCGGAGAGGACCCGGATGCGGACGCCGGTGCGCTCGCGGACCCGTTCGAGGAATTCGTCCGCGTTCGGGGCGCGCCGGAGGGCTTCGGTGCCAACGGCGAGGAGGCGTGCGGGCGCGTAGGACTCGGCGAGCTGGGTCATGATGGCAAGGGCGCGGAGGCCGCGGTCGATGCCTTCGGGGGTGAGGTTGCCGCCGGCCTGTCCAGCGCCGAGGCGGGCGCTGTAGCGGGCTTCGTCGATGACTTCGAAGGCGGTGTGGCTGAGGGCGCGGGCGACGAGGAGGCGAACGGAGTTTGAGCCGACGTCGATGACTGCGATGATGTCGTGCGGGTGAACCGGCATGATCCAATCCCAGCTTGCGCCGGGATGGGGGAGGGGGCAAGGCGGAGGCTGGACGGGCGTGGTAGACTGCATGGCAGTTGGTTAAGGAGGCCGCCTGTGCGCCGGGCTTTTGTCATTTTTGTGACGCTTCCGTTAACGTTTGCCCTCCTTCCGCTCGCTGCTGTGCTGATGACGCCGGGAGCGCCGGCACGTGATACGACCCTGGTGCTGGAGCAGGAGCCAGCGAGCCCCGGCCCCGGTCTGCCGACACCCGCGGGCGTCGCGGCGTGGGACGCGGCCGAGTTCGGAGGGCGCGACGGCGCGCTGACCTTCCGCGGGGCCGAGCCGAACGGCGGACCGGCGGGCGGCTGCGAGGAGGTTCCGCAGAGCTGAGGGCTCGACGGGCCCCCGACAGGGATGACCGACGGCCCGCCGGTTGCCGGCGGGCCGTTTGCGTGCGCGGCGATGCGGCCTGTTTCAGCCGCGCGGGGGCAGGGCCTCCAGGGCGCGGCCGATGACCAGGCGCTGGATCTGATTGGTGCCTTCGAAGATCTGGAAGATCTTGGCGTCGCGGACCCACTTTTCGACGGGGTGGTCGCGCATGTAGCCCTGGCCGCCGAGGACCTGGACGGCATCGACGGTGACCTTCATGGCGACATCGGAGGCGTAACACTTGGCCATGGAGCCCTCGGCCTGGAGGTAGGGGACGTTGGCGCCGGCCATCCAGGCGGCGCGCCAAACCATAAGGCGGGCGGAATCGACGGCCATGGCCATGTCGGCCAGCATGAAGGAGATGCCCTGGTTCTTGATGATCGGGCGGCCGAACTGGACGCGGGTTTTGGCGTAGTCGAGGGCGTATTCGTAGGCGGCGCGGGCGATACCGACGGCGTACGCGCCGACAACGGGCCGGGTCCGCTCGAGGGTCATGAGGGCGCCGACGGCGCCAGGGCCGGCGGAGCCGCCCGGCTTCGCCGGTGCGCCGAGCTTGTACTCGGCCGGGATGCGGCAGTCGTTGAAGATGACATTGGCGGTGTGGGAGGCGCGGATGCCCATTTTCTTCCAGACGGTGCCCTGCTGGAGACCGGGCGTGCCTTTCGGGACGACGAAGGCGCTGATGCCGCCCCAGCCTTTTGAGCGGTCCTCGGTGGCGAAGACGACGTGGACATCGGCGATGCCGCCGTTGGTGATGAACTGCTTTTCGCCGTTGAGGACGTAGAAGTCGCCGTCGCGCGTGGCCGTGGTCTGGATGTTGGCGACGTCGGAGCCGGCATCGGGCTCGGTGAGACACATGGCGCCGAGGCGGACTTCGTGCTCGTCGGAGGCGATGGCGGCGAGCCACTGCTGGCGCTGCTCGGGGGTGCCGGTGGCGGCGATGGCGGCGGCGGCGAGGCCGGAGCTGTTGATGGCGAGGGCGATGCCGGCGCACCCCCAGGAGAGCTCCTCGGCGATGATGGAGGGGATGAGGGAGGAGCCTGCGCCATCGAGGAGGGAGCCCTGCTTCGAGATGCCGAAGCCGACGGCGGCGGCCTTTTTGATCAGGTCGTAGGGGACCTCTTCGCGTTCGTCGTAGTAGGCGGCGACGGGGCGGATCTCTTTGCGGGCGAAGTCGCGGGCGACCTGCTGGATGAGCTTTTCTTCGTCGTTGAGTTCGAGCGAAACCATCAGCGCATCTCCTCCGGGAAGGGCGTGAGGCACAGCTTACCAGCCGGTAGAGCAACGGTCGGCTGGGGGTGCACGGTTCATCGCGGCGGGCTAGCCTCAGTGGAGAGAACCGCCCGGGCCCCGGGGAAGGTAATTCGTATTTGTTATGCAGGAATCCGGACGGCAGATCACGGAAATTCACGGAACGGGGCTCGAAATGCGTGGACACCATGGGAAGCGGCTGCCTATCATGGCGCCGCCCCTGGAACCCACGACCGCAACGGCACCGAGGTAACGCGACGTGACCAACGAGCGCATCGACCAGTTTTTGAACTTTCTCGCGGTGGAGAAGAACGCCTCGCAGAACACGCTGGCGGCGTACCGGAACGACCTGCTGCAGTTCACCTCGTTCATGGAGCAGGCGTTCCCGGGGGTTGCGCCTGAGGCGATGACGAAGGACCAGCTCGTCGCGTTCGTGGAGCATCTCCGGGAGCGGAAGTACAAGGACACGACGGTGGCGCGGAAGGTCGCCTCGCTGAAGTCGTTTTTCAGCTTCCTGGTGGGGGAGGGGATTATCGAAGCGGACCCGACCGAGCAGGTGAAGTCGCCGCAGGTGGGCAAGCAGCTTCCGCGGGCGTTGACGGTGGAGGAGGTTGACGAGCTGCTGGAGCAGCCGGCGCGGCGGAATACGCCGGAGGCCCGCCGGGACAAGGCGATGCTCGAACTGGCGTATGCGACCGGCCTGCGGGTGACGGAGCTGGTATCGCTCGACGTGAACGACGTGGCCCTGGAGAGCGACCCGGTGACGGTGCGCTGCGTCGGCAAGGGCGACAAGGAGCGCGTGCTGACGCTGCCTCCGACGGCGGTGGATGAACTCCGGCAGTACATCTTCCATGTGCGGCCGCGGCTGGTGCGGAACCGGCGGGAGGCGGCGCTTTTCGTGAACCGGCGGGGCGAACGGCTGACGCGGCAGGGGTTCTGGCTGATCCTGAAGAACTACGCGAAGGAGGCGGGGCTCGATACGGCGATCACGCCGCACACGCTCCGCCACACGTATGCGACGCACATGCTCGCCGGGGGGATGCCGCTCCGGTACGTGCAGGATGCGCTGGGCCACGCGAGCATCTCGACGACGCAGATTTACACGCACCTGACCGACCAGCAGAAGCGAAAGGCGTACGACCAGGCCCACCCGCGGGCCTCGGCCTGAGCGGCGGAGCCGGGGGCCGGCTCAGGCAGCCCGGAGCACGTCGGCGAGCTCGCGGCGGCTGATGCCGAGCGAGGCGAAGAACATGGGGCTGCACTCGCCGGACTCAGCGAGGGCGATGGCGAGGCCGCGGGCCGTGATGGTCCGTTCTCCGGCGGCGCGTGCAGCGGCCGCGGCCGCGGAGATGGCGTCGCGGGCGGCGGAGCCGAAGATGACGTCGCGGTCGAGGGGGTCCTCGCCGATTCCCTGGGTGGCCACGAGGGCCTGCTGAATTGCCCCGGGCGACGGGAGGCCTACGGCGCCGGCTGCGTGGAGGCGAAGGAGGCAGGCGGCGAGCAGGTGTTCCGGTGCGACGATCGCGCAGTTCATCCGGTAGCAGAGGGCCTGGGACTCGCGGAGTGCCTGGGCGGCGTCGGGGGCGAGGGTGAGCTCTTCGGAGGTCATCGGCCGCGTTCGAGGGGCCGAGCGGCGGCCGTGGGCGCGAGGTCGAGGACCTCGAGTTCGACGCCGGTCCCGGAGAGGTCGTGCTGGAGCGAGTAGACGATATCGACTTCGTCGTCGAGTTCGGCGCCTGCCTGGCGGAAGGCGATGCCGCGCCAGGTCACCTGGCCGTCGCGGACGGCGAGGCGGAGGTGGTCGCCCGTCTGCCCGACCGGTTTGGCATCAAGGAGGCGAACTCCGCGGCTGAGGAGGACCGGCTTGCGGTTGCCGTGGCCGGTTGGTTCGAACTTCATGAGCCCCTTGACTTCCAGGCCGTCGAGAGCGGCGAGGGGCGCCTCGGCGTCGATGTCGATGACCCGGCGGGCGGGCTCGCGGCCAAGCTGGGCCGCGGCGGTGGCAGTCAGGCGTTCGCGGAGTTCGTCGAGGTGTTCGTTGCGGACGGTGAAGCCGGCGGCGGAGCGGTGGCCGCCGTGGCGTACGAGCAGGTCCTTTTCTTTGCGGATGGCGGCGACGATATCGAAGCCGGGGATGCTGCGGGCGCTGGCGCGGGATTCTTCCGGGCCGCGTGAGAGGACGACGGCAGGCCGGTTGCGGCGCTCGGCGAGGCGGGAGGCGACGAGCCCGACGATGCCGGGAGCGATCCGGTCGGTGACGACGAAGAGCAGGGGGGCATCGGCGGGACCGAGCAGCTCTTCGGCGAGCTGGGTGGCCTCTTCGGTCTGGCGCTGGCGCTCGCGGTTGAGGGCGTTCAGCTCACTGGCGAGGTCGAAGGCGCGGCGGTAGTCGCGTTCGAGGAGGAGGCGGAGGGCGATGTTGGCGTGGGCGAGGCGGCCGGCGGCGTTCATGCGGGGGCCGAGGGCGAAGCCGAGCGTTTCGGAGGTGAAGCGTTCGGGGGCCACGCCGCTGACGCGGGCGAGGGCCGCGAGGCCGGGGCGGAGGCCGCCGGTTCGCATGACCTCGAGGCCGCGGGCGACGATGCGGCGGTTTTCATCGATGAGCGGGGCGACATCGACGACGGTGCCAAGGGCGGCGAGGTCGATGAAGTCGGTGTCGTTGAAGGCGACGCCGAGATGGTCGTACAGGACTTCGAGGAAGCGGTAGGCGACGCCGCAGGCGGCGAGTTCGTCGAAGGGGTAGGGCGAATCGATCCGCTTCGGGTTGACGGCGGCGAGAGCGTCGGGGAGGACGTCGGGGACGGTGTGGTGGTCGAGGATGATGACGTCGAGGCCGAGTTCGTTGGCGTAAGCGACCTCGGCGACCGAGGAGATGCCGCAATCGGCGGTGACGAGGAGGGTGGCGCCGGCTGCAGCGAGGGAACGGATGGCGCCGAAGTTGAGGCCGTAGCCTTCGGTGAAGCGGTCGGGGATGTAGGGCAGGGTGCGTGCGCCGAGCGGGGCGAGTCCCTCGTGGAGGATAGCGATGGAGGTGACACCATCGACGTCGAAGTCGCCGTAGAGGGCGATGAGTTCGCCATCGCGGAGGGCGCGGTCGACGCGGAGGATGGCGTCGGCCATGCCGGGCAGGAGGAGGGGGTCGTGGTCGGGGAGGAGGTGGGGCCGGTAGAAGGCCTCGGCCTGCTGGCGGGTGGTGATGCCGCGGGCGGCGAGCACGGTGGCGAGGACTGGCGGGTACCGGGGAATGCCGTTCTGGTGGGCGTAGGGGTCGCGGAGCCGCCAGCGGGGAGGCAGGGCGCCGACGAGCTGGGTCATGGCGCGGCCCGGTAGGTGCGGAAGATGAGGCTGGAGTTGTGGCCGCCGAAGCCGAGCGAGTTGGTCATGACCGCTTCGAGGCGGGCCGGGCGGGCGACGTTGGGGACGTAGTCGAGGTCGCAGTCCGGGTCGGGGACCTCGTAGTTGGCGGTCGGCGGGATGATCTGTTTCTGGAGGGCGAGGACGCAGATGGCTGCTTCGACGGCGCCGGCAGCGCCGAGGAGGTGGCCGGTCATGGATTTGGAGGAGCTGATGGGGAGGTCGTAGGCGTACTCGCCGAAGACGCGTTTGATGGCGAGGGTTTCGAGGCGGTCGTTGATCGGTGTGGAGGTGCCGTGGGCGTTGAGGTAATCAATCTCGTCGGGCTGGAGGCCGGCCTGGCGGAGCGCGAGCTGCATGGCGCGGGCGGCGCCTTCGCCGCGCTCATCGGGCTGGGTGATGTGGTAGGCATCGGAGGTGGCGCCGTAGCCGGCGAGTTCGGCGAGGATGGTCGCTCCCCGGGCGCGGGCGTGCTCTTCACTTTCGAGGACGAGGATGGCAGCGCCTTCGGCGAGGACGAAGCCGTCGCGGCGGGCATCGAAGGGGCGTGATGCGCGGGCAGGGTCGTCGTTAGCGGTCGTGAGCGCTTTCGATGAGGCGAAGCCGGCGACGACGATGGGGGTGATGGGTGCTTCGGTGCCGCCGGCGAGGGCGACCTCGGCGTCGCCGCGGCGGATGATGTTGGCGGCTTCGCCGATGCTGTCGGCGCCGCTGGCGCAGGCGCTGACGAGGCAGTAGTTCACACCGCGGGCGCCGATGCGGATGCTGAGCTGCCCGCTGGACATATCGGCGAGCATCATCGGCATGAGGAAGGGCGAGACGCGGCCGGGGCCCCGGGTGCGGAGCGTTTCGAACTCAGCGGAGAGGGTAGTGATGCCGCCGATGGCGGTGCCGACGATGACGGCAACTTCGGAGCCGTCGTCGGGCGCCGGGCGGAAGCCGGACTGGGCGAGCGCTTCGTCGGCGGCAACGAAGGCGAACTGCGTCGCGCGGTCCGCGCGACGGGCCTCTTTGCGGTCCATGTAGGCGGTGGGGTCGAAATCGGGGACTTCGCCGGCGACCTGGGAGTCGAAGCCGGCGGGGTCGAAGAGGGTGATGCGGCGGGTTCCGGAGCGGGCCTCGACAAGGGCGTTCCAGGTATCGCATGCGTTCTGTCCAAGCGGACTGACGATGCCGAGGCCGGTAACGACGACGCGACGGGCGGGGTTCGATGCGTGGTTCGTCACGTGTTGGTCTGAGTGTACATCAGGATTGGGTTAGGTCCCGGACGATACGGGGGAGGCGTGCTGCGATTTCGCCGGCGATGAGGCCCGCGCGCCCGTACTCGGGTTCGAGGGCTTCGGCGACGGCGGCATGGAGGTAGACGCCGAGGCGGGCGGCGGTGAAGGGGTCGGCGCCCTGGGCGAGGTAGCCGGCGATGATGCCGGCGAGGACGTCGCCGCTGCCGGCGGTGGCGAGCAGGGGGTTGGCGAACGGGCA from Tepidiforma thermophila encodes the following:
- the xerD gene encoding site-specific tyrosine recombinase XerD gives rise to the protein MTNERIDQFLNFLAVEKNASQNTLAAYRNDLLQFTSFMEQAFPGVAPEAMTKDQLVAFVEHLRERKYKDTTVARKVASLKSFFSFLVGEGIIEADPTEQVKSPQVGKQLPRALTVEEVDELLEQPARRNTPEARRDKAMLELAYATGLRVTELVSLDVNDVALESDPVTVRCVGKGDKERVLTLPPTAVDELRQYIFHVRPRLVRNRREAALFVNRRGERLTRQGFWLILKNYAKEAGLDTAITPHTLRHTYATHMLAGGMPLRYVQDALGHASISTTQIYTHLTDQQKRKAYDQAHPRASA
- a CDS encoding SixA phosphatase family protein produces the protein MELLLVRHAIAVERGTVASDAERPLTPEGRARMTEAARGLARLITPQAILSSPWLRAMQTAEILRETYGLGRVRVCEALASADYDAVIEAATETDASPVALVGHEPWMGELLAYLVTGDPAGMGVTFKKGGAALARSAGEPRPGGCWLEWLIPPGVLRRVAGEQKG
- a CDS encoding acyl-CoA dehydrogenase family protein yields the protein MVSLELNDEEKLIQQVARDFARKEIRPVAAYYDEREEVPYDLIKKAAAVGFGISKQGSLLDGAGSSLIPSIIAEELSWGCAGIALAINSSGLAAAAIAATGTPEQRQQWLAAIASDEHEVRLGAMCLTEPDAGSDVANIQTTATRDGDFYVLNGEKQFITNGGIADVHVVFATEDRSKGWGGISAFVVPKGTPGLQQGTVWKKMGIRASHTANVIFNDCRIPAEYKLGAPAKPGGSAGPGAVGALMTLERTRPVVGAYAVGIARAAYEYALDYAKTRVQFGRPIIKNQGISFMLADMAMAVDSARLMVWRAAWMAGANVPYLQAEGSMAKCYASDVAMKVTVDAVQVLGGQGYMRDHPVEKWVRDAKIFQIFEGTNQIQRLVIGRALEALPPRG
- the recJ gene encoding single-stranded-DNA-specific exonuclease RecJ, with translation MTQLVGALPPRWRLRDPYAHQNGIPRYPPVLATVLAARGITTRQQAEAFYRPHLLPDHDPLLLPGMADAILRVDRALRDGELIALYGDFDVDGVTSIAILHEGLAPLGARTLPYIPDRFTEGYGLNFGAIRSLAAAGATLLVTADCGISSVAEVAYANELGLDVIILDHHTVPDVLPDALAAVNPKRIDSPYPFDELAACGVAYRFLEVLYDHLGVAFNDTDFIDLAALGTVVDVAPLIDENRRIVARGLEVMRTGGLRPGLAALARVSGVAPERFTSETLGFALGPRMNAAGRLAHANIALRLLLERDYRRAFDLASELNALNRERQRQTEEATQLAEELLGPADAPLLFVVTDRIAPGIVGLVASRLAERRNRPAVVLSRGPEESRASARSIPGFDIVAAIRKEKDLLVRHGGHRSAAGFTVRNEHLDELRERLTATAAAQLGREPARRVIDIDAEAPLAALDGLEVKGLMKFEPTGHGNRKPVLLSRGVRLLDAKPVGQTGDHLRLAVRDGQVTWRGIAFRQAGAELDDEVDIVYSLQHDLSGTGVELEVLDLAPTAAARPLERGR
- the fabF gene encoding beta-ketoacyl-ACP synthase II, translating into MTNHASNPARRVVVTGLGIVSPLGQNACDTWNALVEARSGTRRITLFDPAGFDSQVAGEVPDFDPTAYMDRKEARRADRATQFAFVAADEALAQSGFRPAPDDGSEVAVIVGTAIGGITTLSAEFETLRTRGPGRVSPFLMPMMLADMSSGQLSIRIGARGVNYCLVSACASGADSIGEAANIIRRGDAEVALAGGTEAPITPIVVAGFASSKALTTANDDPARASRPFDARRDGFVLAEGAAILVLESEEHARARGATILAELAGYGATSDAYHITQPDERGEGAARAMQLALRQAGLQPDEIDYLNAHGTSTPINDRLETLAIKRVFGEYAYDLPISSSKSMTGHLLGAAGAVEAAICVLALQKQIIPPTANYEVPDPDCDLDYVPNVARPARLEAVMTNSLGFGGHNSSLIFRTYRAAP
- a CDS encoding Ppx/GppA phosphatase family protein; translation: MPVHPHDIIAVIDVGSNSVRLLVARALSHTAFEVIDEARYSARLGAGQAGGNLTPEGIDRGLRALAIMTQLAESYAPARLLAVGTEALRRAPNADEFLERVRERTGVRIRVLSGFEEAHAGYIGVINSTTLTDGYLLDLGGGSLELMTIAGRQLREVQSVPLGAIYSRETYFHSDPPAPREIRALRKAVRRSFVPVAGAPPVLFGTGGAIRNLARIVRIRRRYPLGRLHGLELARKEVRRLARELSAVPTEARRRIPGVGSNRADLLHAAAIVIDEVMDILGADALTVSGQGLREGLAWQAIRGEAPILPDVRSASLAGLALANGVDVTSAEPTVSAAASLFDAARPLHGLGDADRQLLLDAARLAGIGMHIDYYNRDRHAEYLVHSGDLHGYSHREVVLLAALVRWADSGTPDLSPYRAIIQPDDTRRAAVLASLLGLARAIRRRSPSPIHDVHAVLEGTALRLQLRAAAPIDAELYELENRRRRFEAILRCRLLVEHVPGS